Proteins found in one Thermaerobacter subterraneus DSM 13965 genomic segment:
- a CDS encoding ABC transporter permease — MRGGWVLRRVLMALPLAVGIVLVSFVLLRIMPGDPVDIMLRGGGTSSEAEARALARQLGLDQPLPVQLARFVGDLARGDLGESIRSRQPVGQVLLATLPATVELALAALAFAVAAGVALGVLAATRRGSWLDRAVMATASLGISMPAFWLGIVLILLLAVGTGWLPTSGRIASQYAGTVPWHTGFLLVDTLLAKNLAAFRSALAHLVLPAVTLGAELAAVVARVTRSSMLEVMGAEFVRTARAKGLPEGRVVLRHALRNALIPTASVVGLQAGVLLGGNMIVETVFGWPGLGRLVVEAIFARDYPVVQGAVMVYALTFLVMNLLVDLAYTWLDPRIREA; from the coding sequence ATGCGCGGCGGGTGGGTGTTGCGCAGGGTGCTGATGGCCCTGCCGCTGGCGGTGGGGATCGTGCTGGTGAGCTTCGTCCTCCTGCGGATAATGCCCGGCGATCCCGTGGACATCATGCTGCGGGGCGGGGGCACCTCCAGCGAGGCGGAGGCCCGGGCCCTGGCCCGCCAGCTGGGCCTGGACCAGCCCCTGCCCGTCCAGCTGGCCCGGTTCGTGGGCGATCTGGCCCGGGGCGACCTGGGCGAGTCCATCCGCAGCCGCCAGCCCGTGGGCCAGGTGCTGCTGGCCACCTTGCCGGCCACGGTGGAGCTGGCCCTGGCCGCGCTGGCCTTCGCCGTGGCGGCGGGGGTGGCGCTGGGGGTCCTGGCCGCCACCCGCCGCGGCTCCTGGCTCGACCGGGCGGTCATGGCCACCGCCTCCCTGGGGATCTCCATGCCGGCCTTCTGGCTCGGCATCGTGCTGATCCTGCTGCTGGCCGTGGGGACGGGATGGCTGCCCACCTCGGGCCGCATCGCCTCCCAGTATGCCGGCACGGTGCCCTGGCACACCGGCTTCCTGCTGGTGGACACCCTGCTGGCCAAGAACCTGGCGGCCTTCCGCTCGGCGCTGGCCCACCTGGTGCTGCCGGCGGTCACCCTGGGGGCCGAGCTGGCGGCGGTGGTGGCCCGGGTCACCCGCTCCAGCATGCTGGAGGTGATGGGGGCCGAGTTCGTCCGCACGGCCCGGGCCAAGGGCCTCCCCGAAGGGCGGGTGGTCCTGCGCCACGCCCTGCGCAACGCCCTGATCCCCACCGCCAGCGTGGTCGGCCTGCAGGCCGGCGTGCTGCTGGGCGGCAACATGATCGTGGAGACGGTGTTCGGCTGGCCGGGTCTGGGCCGCCTGGTGGTCGAGGCGATCTTCGCCCGGGACTACCCGGTGGTCCAGGGGGCGGTGATGGTCTACGCCCTGACCTTCCTGGTGATGAACCTCCTGGTCGACCTGGCCTACACCTGGCTGGACCCGCGGATCCGGGAGGCCTAG
- a CDS encoding acyclic terpene utilization AtuA family protein has translation MTTGTGVRRREGRLREEVRLLAPTGHLGFTPLEKESFLAGLERDPDFVVADSGSCDIGPYPLGADEPASPPAWQYHDLEILLVETRRRGIPLIIGSASDTGTRRGVDQFAGMVEDIAARHGLPPFRLARIYSDVPVERLRRLLEQGVAIRGLDGRPDLAPADLDRTSRAVAVMGAEPIVAALDAGADVVICGRSSDAAIFAAAALWCGMPPATAYYAGKVLECASFCAEPFMAKESVLGTLRPGEVVVEPMHPDQRCTPASLAGHALYERATPFFEHVPAGVLDMRGCVYQALDGRRTRVTGFRFRPAGTYAVKIEGAGPAGARFLALAGLRDPELVARVDEAIAWARRKVAERYGTAGYELFYHVYGRNGVMGELEPHPRPGHELGLVVEVVCPDRHRGREICTMAARQLFYARIGGRTGTAGRAALMTDEVLEARPAYRWTLNHVVPVDDPLSWFPTVLEQVGLSGPDPHPVPGPLATPAGGREPVGAGAASRPAAAGRPGARPGHRPAGRREGSGHAPA, from the coding sequence ATGACGACCGGCACCGGTGTGCGCCGGAGAGAGGGGCGGCTGCGGGAAGAGGTGCGGCTGCTGGCGCCCACCGGGCATCTGGGGTTTACGCCCCTGGAGAAGGAGAGCTTCCTGGCGGGGCTCGAGCGGGACCCGGACTTCGTGGTGGCCGATTCCGGGAGCTGCGACATCGGCCCCTACCCGCTGGGCGCCGACGAGCCGGCCAGCCCGCCGGCCTGGCAGTACCACGACCTGGAGATCCTGCTGGTGGAAACCCGCCGGCGAGGGATCCCGCTGATCATCGGCTCGGCGTCGGATACGGGCACCCGGCGCGGGGTCGACCAGTTCGCCGGGATGGTGGAAGACATCGCCGCCCGGCATGGCCTGCCGCCCTTCCGGCTGGCGCGGATCTACTCGGACGTTCCCGTGGAACGCCTGCGCCGCCTCCTGGAACAGGGCGTCGCCATCCGCGGGCTGGACGGCCGGCCCGACCTGGCCCCGGCCGATCTGGACCGGACCTCCCGGGCGGTCGCGGTCATGGGGGCGGAGCCCATCGTCGCGGCCCTGGACGCGGGGGCCGACGTGGTGATTTGCGGCCGGTCCAGCGATGCGGCCATCTTCGCGGCGGCCGCCCTCTGGTGCGGCATGCCCCCAGCCACCGCCTACTACGCCGGCAAGGTGCTGGAATGCGCCTCTTTCTGCGCCGAGCCCTTCATGGCCAAGGAGTCCGTGCTGGGCACCCTGCGCCCCGGCGAGGTGGTGGTGGAGCCCATGCACCCGGATCAGCGGTGCACGCCGGCCTCGCTGGCCGGGCATGCCCTGTACGAGCGGGCCACGCCCTTCTTCGAGCACGTGCCCGCAGGCGTCCTGGATATGCGCGGCTGCGTCTACCAGGCGCTGGACGGCCGCCGCACCCGGGTCACCGGCTTCCGGTTCCGGCCCGCCGGCACCTATGCCGTGAAGATCGAGGGGGCGGGTCCGGCCGGCGCCCGCTTCCTCGCCCTGGCCGGCTTGCGCGATCCCGAGCTGGTGGCCCGGGTGGACGAGGCCATCGCCTGGGCGCGGCGCAAGGTGGCGGAGCGTTACGGAACCGCCGGTTACGAACTGTTCTACCACGTGTACGGCCGCAACGGCGTAATGGGGGAGCTGGAGCCCCACCCCCGCCCCGGGCACGAGCTGGGGCTGGTGGTCGAGGTGGTCTGTCCCGACCGGCACCGGGGCCGCGAGATCTGCACCATGGCGGCCCGCCAGCTCTTCTACGCCCGCATCGGGGGCCGGACCGGGACCGCCGGCCGGGCCGCCCTGATGACCGACGAGGTCCTGGAGGCCCGGCCCGCCTACCGCTGGACGCTGAACCACGTGGTGCCCGTGGACGATCCCCTGAGCTGGTTCCCCACGGTGCTGGAGCAGGTGGGGCTCAGCGGCCCTGACCCCCACCCCGTCCCCGGTCCGCTGGCGACTCCCGCCGGTGGGCGGGAACCCGTGGGGGCGGGAGCGGCAAGCCGCCCGGCCGCGGCCGGGCGCCCGGGAGCCCGCCCGGGGCACCGGCCGGCGGGCCGGAGGGAGGGATCCGGCCATGCGCCTGCGTGA
- the ytxJ gene encoding bacillithiol system redox-active protein YtxJ codes for MIVALQSMAELERALRGPAPVLIFKHSTACPISAAAYQAFQRFVAAHPAGARYYLVKVIEQRALSGEIARRLGVPHASPQALLWHRGGVRWHASHWAITEQSLAAALAGLRVGGREPAAAPGARAAGTPTAGATSPARPAARWGGRPAAHLEALGGGRAPADATGRPEAGRGAPGGPGNWGASGAGS; via the coding sequence ATGATCGTGGCCCTGCAGTCGATGGCGGAGCTCGAACGGGCGCTGCGCGGTCCCGCGCCCGTGCTGATCTTCAAGCACAGTACTGCCTGTCCCATCAGCGCCGCTGCCTACCAGGCCTTTCAGCGGTTCGTGGCCGCGCACCCTGCCGGAGCCCGCTACTACCTGGTGAAGGTGATCGAGCAGCGGGCCCTTTCAGGCGAGATCGCCCGGAGGCTGGGGGTGCCTCACGCCTCCCCCCAGGCGCTGCTCTGGCACCGGGGCGGAGTGCGGTGGCATGCCTCCCACTGGGCCATCACGGAACAGTCGCTGGCTGCAGCCCTGGCGGGATTGCGGGTGGGAGGCCGGGAGCCTGCCGCGGCGCCGGGGGCCCGCGCGGCGGGAACTCCAACGGCCGGGGCCACTTCCCCGGCGAGGCCTGCCGCGCGATGGGGCGGCCGCCCGGCCGCCCATCTGGAGGCCCTCGGTGGCGGCCGCGCGCCGGCGGACGCCACCGGCCGCCCGGAGGCGGGCCGCGGTGCCCCGGGTGGCCCGGGGAACTGGGGCGCTTCCGGGGCGGGGAGCTGA
- a CDS encoding ABC transporter substrate-binding protein codes for MRGVFRRGPRRRAAPHRLGRLVPLAVALVLLLAAAGCTGGGQEQAGGEAGSSQGQVLSITLDGAKNREAELQVVAQYLKQVGIDAQVRVWEYQTLVAEAQKGTRQAYATDWGSATFTPVDLAVPKLETGGRGNYSFYSNPEVDALFKEAAAATDEAKALEAYKKAQAILYEDAPWIFGYYLDAIEAASARVKNWQPSMDSRINLHDVELEGGDTLVVGLRADRILSLDPAAYRDRDTETVIRNIYDGLVTRTPDGRVVPEIAESWEQPDPTTYVFKLRRGIKFHNGEDLTADDVVFTFQRILAEDGLDGQPSPRKGLVEPLESIEKVDDYTVRMKLANPSAAFVQLLVHTQIVPKDYVEEVGSAGLSAKPVGAGPFRFVEGSLDGQIVLERFDDYYGGSPDLPPVGPAKLQRVVFRMMPEPATRIAALQNGEVHIIQEVPPDLVAQLEKDPNVQVKVTQGTRLYMIELNNKVLTDPRVRQALNYAIDWDAILKELYKGHAHRVATALLPSGFGYDESLQPYPYDPEKAKQLLREAGYKVD; via the coding sequence ATGAGGGGTGTGTTCCGGCGGGGGCCCAGGCGGCGGGCCGCTCCCCACCGCCTGGGCCGGCTGGTCCCGCTGGCGGTGGCCCTGGTCCTGCTCCTGGCCGCCGCGGGTTGCACCGGCGGCGGCCAGGAGCAGGCGGGCGGCGAGGCCGGTTCGTCCCAGGGGCAGGTGCTGAGCATCACCCTGGACGGGGCGAAGAACCGCGAGGCGGAGCTGCAGGTCGTCGCCCAGTACCTCAAGCAGGTGGGCATCGACGCCCAGGTGCGGGTGTGGGAGTACCAGACCCTGGTGGCCGAGGCCCAGAAGGGCACCCGGCAGGCCTACGCCACCGACTGGGGCAGCGCCACCTTCACCCCGGTGGACCTGGCGGTGCCCAAGCTGGAGACGGGCGGTCGCGGCAACTACTCCTTCTACTCCAACCCGGAGGTGGACGCCCTCTTCAAGGAGGCGGCGGCCGCCACCGACGAGGCGAAGGCGCTGGAGGCCTATAAGAAGGCGCAGGCCATCCTTTACGAAGACGCCCCCTGGATCTTCGGCTACTACCTGGACGCCATCGAGGCGGCCTCGGCCCGGGTGAAGAACTGGCAGCCCTCCATGGACAGCCGGATCAACCTGCACGACGTGGAGCTGGAGGGCGGCGACACCCTGGTGGTGGGGTTGCGGGCCGACCGGATCCTGTCCCTGGACCCCGCCGCCTACCGCGACCGGGACACCGAGACGGTGATCCGCAACATCTACGACGGCCTGGTCACCCGGACGCCCGACGGCCGGGTGGTGCCCGAGATCGCCGAGTCGTGGGAACAGCCCGACCCGACCACGTACGTGTTCAAGCTCCGGCGGGGCATCAAGTTCCACAACGGCGAGGACCTGACGGCCGACGACGTGGTCTTCACCTTCCAGCGGATCCTGGCTGAAGACGGCCTGGACGGCCAGCCGTCGCCGCGCAAGGGGCTGGTGGAGCCGCTGGAGTCCATCGAGAAGGTCGACGACTACACGGTGCGGATGAAGCTGGCCAACCCGTCGGCCGCCTTCGTCCAGCTGCTGGTGCACACGCAGATCGTGCCCAAGGACTACGTTGAGGAAGTGGGCAGTGCCGGCCTGTCGGCCAAGCCCGTGGGGGCGGGGCCCTTCCGCTTCGTCGAGGGCAGCCTGGACGGGCAGATCGTCCTGGAGCGGTTCGACGACTACTACGGCGGCTCGCCGGACCTGCCGCCCGTGGGGCCGGCCAAGCTCCAGCGGGTGGTCTTCCGCATGATGCCCGAGCCGGCCACCCGCATCGCCGCCCTGCAGAACGGTGAGGTCCATATCATCCAGGAGGTGCCGCCGGACCTGGTGGCCCAGCTGGAGAAGGACCCCAACGTGCAGGTCAAGGTGACCCAGGGCACGCGGCTTTACATGATCGAGCTGAACAACAAGGTGCTCACCGATCCCCGGGTGCGGCAGGCGCTGAACTACGCCATCGACTGGGACGCGATCCTCAAGGAGCTCTACAAGGGCCACGCCCACCGGGTGGCCACGGCGCTGCTGCCCAGCGGCTTCGGCTACGACGAGAGCCTCCAGCCCTACCCCTACGATCCGGAGAAGGCGAAGCAGCTGCTGCGGGAGGCGGGGTACAAGGTCGATTGA
- a CDS encoding SDR family oxidoreductase — MELGLQGKVALVTAASQGLGRAIAGRLAEEGMHVALCSRSAERVREAAEEVARRGADRDVRVEAWEADVAVPEQVLALSRQVEQAFGRLDVLVCNAGGPPPGDFFDVEEADWEKAFQQNLMSVVRLVRACTPLMERSGGGTIVTITSTSIKVPLPRLILSNVMRAGVYALVKSLVPELAARNIRIHTVAPGRIDTGRVRSLDQDLARHTGRSVEEVRESFYRQIPLGRYGDPEEFAQVVAFLVSDAARYLTGQAVFVDGGMMRAL; from the coding sequence TTGGAGCTGGGCTTGCAGGGCAAGGTGGCGCTGGTGACGGCGGCCAGCCAGGGACTGGGCCGGGCCATCGCCGGGCGGCTGGCCGAAGAGGGGATGCACGTGGCCCTCTGCAGCCGCTCGGCGGAGCGGGTCCGGGAGGCCGCCGAGGAGGTGGCCCGCCGCGGCGCCGACCGCGATGTGCGGGTGGAGGCCTGGGAGGCCGACGTGGCCGTACCCGAGCAGGTGCTGGCCCTTTCCCGTCAGGTGGAACAGGCCTTCGGCCGTCTGGACGTGCTGGTGTGCAACGCCGGCGGCCCGCCGCCGGGCGATTTCTTCGACGTGGAGGAAGCGGACTGGGAGAAGGCGTTCCAGCAGAACCTGATGTCCGTGGTCCGGCTGGTGCGCGCCTGCACGCCGCTGATGGAGCGGTCGGGCGGCGGCACCATCGTGACCATCACCTCGACCTCCATCAAGGTGCCGCTGCCGCGTCTGATCCTCTCCAACGTCATGCGGGCGGGCGTCTACGCCCTGGTGAAGAGCTTGGTCCCCGAGCTGGCGGCCCGCAACATCCGGATCCACACGGTGGCGCCGGGGCGCATCGACACCGGGCGGGTACGCAGCCTGGACCAGGACCTGGCCCGGCACACGGGGCGCAGCGTGGAGGAGGTCCGGGAGAGCTTCTACCGCCAGATCCCCCTGGGCCGGTACGGCGACCCGGAGGAGTTCGCACAGGTGGTGGCCTTCCTGGTGTCCGATGCCGCCCGCTACCTGACCGGCCAGGCGGTGTTCGTCGACGGCGGGATGATGCGGGCCCTGTGA
- a CDS encoding DUF4387 domain-containing protein — protein MRLRELASTIRSKNAGVDLITFDILFPSEEAYRRACRSPGLTPEALCRLLGIGPDRLYCFVHFDPARAIKFTVRRRRPAGSPGETDVFGTQQYGPLLDLEVEPAGAPPAAVREVTPPAPVEGAAPAAVRPLGGGVRAGRGGSAAGDNPSGGP, from the coding sequence ATGCGCCTGCGTGAGCTGGCCAGCACCATCCGGAGCAAGAATGCCGGCGTCGACCTGATCACCTTCGACATCCTCTTCCCGTCGGAGGAGGCGTACCGGCGGGCCTGCCGGAGCCCCGGGCTGACCCCGGAGGCCCTCTGCCGGTTGCTGGGCATCGGCCCCGACCGCCTGTACTGTTTCGTCCATTTTGACCCCGCCCGGGCCATCAAGTTCACGGTCCGGCGGCGCCGCCCGGCGGGAAGCCCGGGAGAGACCGATGTCTTCGGCACCCAGCAGTACGGGCCTCTGCTGGATCTGGAGGTCGAACCGGCCGGGGCGCCGCCCGCGGCGGTGCGGGAGGTGACACCCCCGGCTCCGGTGGAAGGGGCCGCTCCGGCCGCGGTGCGGCCCCTGGGCGGCGGAGTCCGGGCCGGCCGCGGCGGGAGTGCCGCTGGTGACAACCCTTCCGGTGGGCCGTGA
- a CDS encoding ZIP family metal transporter, translating to MTWPGWAEAALWALVASSSGLCGCLGGLFVPLGRRVLAAVMAFGAGALLGAVAFDVLPAARDRGGPGPAVAGFLAGALIFTVIDFLLDRRGAVGRKHSGDPDEPAGRGPEPGSGAAAPRRPASRGPRPGAAWAILAGAVLDGVPEAFALGVDLFAGHGLSWALVVGIFLSTLPEGLSGSVGLKRAGYRRAFIVLLWAAVAGVAAPAAAAGFLLAERLAGVTEAVILALAGGAVVAMAADTLTPEAYREGGNLVGLITALGMILTFILAVEV from the coding sequence TTGACCTGGCCGGGCTGGGCCGAAGCGGCCCTCTGGGCGCTGGTGGCATCCAGCAGCGGGCTGTGCGGTTGCCTGGGTGGCCTGTTCGTCCCCCTGGGGCGCAGGGTGCTGGCGGCGGTGATGGCCTTCGGCGCCGGCGCCCTCCTGGGCGCCGTGGCCTTCGACGTGCTGCCGGCCGCCCGGGACCGGGGCGGGCCGGGGCCGGCGGTGGCGGGTTTTCTGGCCGGCGCCCTGATCTTCACCGTCATCGACTTTCTCCTGGACCGGCGCGGTGCCGTGGGGCGCAAGCACAGCGGCGACCCGGACGAACCGGCCGGACGCGGGCCGGAGCCGGGAAGCGGTGCGGCGGCACCACGGCGCCCGGCTTCCCGCGGCCCCCGGCCGGGGGCGGCCTGGGCGATCCTGGCGGGAGCCGTCCTGGACGGCGTGCCCGAAGCCTTCGCGCTGGGGGTCGACCTCTTTGCCGGCCACGGGCTGAGCTGGGCGCTGGTGGTCGGGATCTTCCTCAGCACCCTGCCGGAAGGCCTCTCCGGTTCCGTGGGCCTGAAGCGGGCCGGGTATCGCCGTGCCTTCATCGTGCTGCTGTGGGCCGCGGTGGCTGGGGTGGCCGCACCGGCCGCGGCGGCCGGGTTCCTCCTGGCGGAACGGCTGGCCGGCGTGACCGAGGCGGTCATCCTGGCCCTGGCCGGCGGGGCCGTGGTGGCCATGGCGGCCGACACCCTGACCCCCGAGGCATACCGCGAGGGCGGCAACCTGGTCGGCCTGATCACCGCCCTGGGGATGATCCTGACTTTTATCCTGGCCGTCGAGGTCTGA
- a CDS encoding alanine/glycine:cation symporter family protein, with protein sequence MQGFVDGLAALLGAASDIVWGPPMLVLIVGTGLFLTIRLRGLQFRELGYALRLAFSRRQDQTSEGDVNHFQALMTALAATVGTGNIAGVAAAVTLGGPGAVFWMWVTALFGMATKYAEAILAVTYRVRNARGEMAGGPMYVLERGLGQKWLAVLFAVFGAAAGFGIGNTVQAYEVSNNIQQYWGVPSWIVGLVLASLTGLVILGGIKSIGRVTAFLVPFMALFYVIGGLVILGRHIEAVPGAVALILSHALTGEALGGGIAGAGVREAIRWGVARGVFSNEAGLGSAPIAAAAARTDLPARQALVSMTGTFIDTVVVCSITGLVIVATGMWQQADPETLTGAQLTTRAFEAGLPGPGGMIVVIGLILFAYSTILGWAYYGEKCFEYLFGTRAVTLYRALWTLAVFAGSVATFGIVWDFADVMNGLMAVPNLISLLALSGVVVRETRRFFAEGRQLQPPAARRAAAGSAPAG encoded by the coding sequence TTGCAGGGTTTCGTTGACGGCCTGGCGGCCCTGCTCGGTGCCGCCAGCGACATCGTCTGGGGTCCTCCCATGCTGGTGCTCATCGTGGGCACCGGCCTGTTCCTCACCATCCGGCTGCGGGGGCTCCAGTTCCGCGAGCTGGGATATGCCCTGCGCCTGGCCTTCAGCCGGCGGCAGGATCAGACTTCCGAAGGCGACGTCAACCACTTCCAGGCTCTCATGACGGCCCTGGCGGCCACCGTCGGCACGGGCAATATCGCCGGCGTGGCGGCGGCCGTGACCCTGGGCGGCCCCGGCGCGGTCTTCTGGATGTGGGTGACGGCGCTGTTCGGGATGGCCACCAAGTACGCGGAGGCCATCCTGGCGGTGACCTACCGGGTGCGCAACGCCCGGGGCGAGATGGCCGGCGGCCCGATGTACGTGCTGGAACGGGGGCTCGGCCAGAAGTGGCTGGCCGTTCTGTTCGCCGTTTTCGGCGCCGCGGCCGGTTTTGGCATCGGCAACACCGTCCAGGCGTACGAGGTCTCCAACAACATCCAGCAGTACTGGGGCGTGCCCAGCTGGATCGTGGGGCTGGTCCTGGCCTCTTTGACGGGCCTGGTGATCCTGGGGGGCATCAAGTCCATCGGGCGGGTGACCGCCTTCCTGGTGCCGTTCATGGCCTTGTTCTACGTGATCGGGGGGCTCGTCATCCTGGGCCGGCACATCGAGGCGGTGCCCGGCGCCGTCGCCCTGATCCTCAGCCACGCCCTGACAGGCGAAGCCCTGGGTGGCGGGATCGCCGGCGCGGGCGTGCGGGAGGCCATCCGCTGGGGCGTGGCGCGGGGCGTGTTCTCCAACGAGGCCGGCCTGGGCAGCGCGCCCATCGCCGCCGCGGCAGCCCGCACGGACCTGCCGGCGCGGCAGGCGCTGGTCTCCATGACCGGTACCTTCATCGACACCGTGGTGGTGTGCTCCATCACGGGGCTGGTGATCGTCGCCACAGGGATGTGGCAGCAGGCGGATCCCGAGACCCTGACGGGGGCGCAGCTGACGACCCGGGCCTTCGAAGCGGGGCTCCCCGGGCCGGGCGGCATGATCGTGGTGATCGGCCTGATTCTCTTCGCCTACTCGACCATCCTGGGCTGGGCGTATTACGGCGAGAAGTGTTTCGAGTACCTCTTCGGTACCCGGGCCGTCACCCTGTACCGGGCTTTGTGGACCTTGGCCGTCTTTGCCGGGTCGGTGGCCACCTTCGGGATCGTCTGGGACTTTGCCGACGTGATGAACGGGCTGATGGCGGTACCCAACCTCATCAGCCTGCTGGCCCTCAGCGGCGTGGTGGTGCGGGAGACCCGGCGCTTCTTCGCCGAGGGGCGCCAGCTCCAGCCGCCCGCGGCGCGGCGGGCGGCGGCCGGCAGCGCCCCGGCCGGCTGA